In Bacillus weihaiensis, the genomic stretch GCAAAATTGATTCTGTAACGGATGAAGAAATCTTAGAAGCGTATCAGTTAATTGCTCGAGAAGAAGGAGTATTCGCAGAACCAGGCTCTTGCGCATCTATCGCGGGTTTAATTAAGCATCGTAAGCTAGGTTTAATTAAAGAAGGCAGTAAAGTAGTTGCAGTTCTCACAGGTAATGGATTAAAGGATCCAAATACAGCAATTGATGTTTCTGAAATTAAGCCTATTGTATTACCAAATGATGAAGAAATCTTTTTACAGCAATTAAATGGAGTTACGGTTCAATGAAAGAAGGAGACATGTTAAAAATATCTGTTCCAGGGAGTACTGCCAACTTGGGACCAGGCTTTGATTCAGTAGGGCTTGCTCTAGGAAAGTATTTAACTCTTGAGGTCAAACAAGCTGATAATTTTGTCTTTATCCCTATGACAGAGGATGTAAAGGGAATACCTACTAATGAGAGCAATCTTATTGCGCAGATTGCCTTAAAAGTAGCATCTCTTTACAATCGCCAATTACCACAATGTGAAGTAAAAGTGTGGAGTGATATTCCTATGGCAAGGGGAGTAGGAAGTAGTGCAGCTGCTATTATTGCAGGTATTGAACTTGCTAATCAACTTTGTGATCTTAACTTATCAGAGGATGAGAAGCTAAGATTTGCAAGCCTTGAAGAGGGACATCCAGATAATGTGGGTGCATCCTTATATGGAGGTCTTGTTATTGGTTTACATGAACAAAATCAAACAGAACTTGTTAGATTAACCGAAGTAGAGGTTGATTGTGTACTCGTTATACCTAAGTATGAAGTATTGACAAGTGATGCCAGAAATGTTCTCCCTCAGATGCTTACCTATAAATCTGCTGTAGAAGCAAGTGCAGTCAGTAATATGTTAGTAGCGGGTCTTTTATCAAATAATTGGAATTTAGTCGGAAAAATGATGCAAAAGGACCTTCTTCATCAACCATATCGCTCGGAGCTCATTCCTGAGATTCAGCTTGTTCAGGAAAAGGTGAAAAAATTCGGTGCGTATGGATCTGCACTTAGTGGAGCTGGACCAACTGTCATCTCTTTTGTTGAAAAAGGGCAGGGAGAAGAACTAGCTTCCTATCTTTCAAACGAATTTGTAAATTGTCAAGTTGAGCATGTTGCAATAGACCTACAAGGATGTAGAGTAGAACAAATTCAACGTGTGAAGTGAAAAAACAGTGAGGCACTTGGACACTAAACGGTGGTGTATATGTGTCTCCATACGAAAGAACCGCTCACTAATATGGATGTGAGTGGTTCTTTTATGGTTTAAGGTAGGATAAAATGGAGCGATTGTGAAAAAAGTACTTCAACATCCAGCTCTTGAAGTCGGAGGTTTTTGCAAAAAAGTCAGATGCCTACCCTAAAAGAGCAACCCGTGTATGTACAGTCGTTGCTCAGGAGGTCCCACTTTTGTTTAAGGAACGGATCTGTCAGCTAAAAAAATGGACTAACCATACGGTTAGCCCATTTTGCTATTGCTATTAAAATACTTGTTCTACTTCGATAATACCAGGTACTTCTTCTAAAAGTGCACGCTCGATACCTGCTTTTAATGTAATTGTTGAACTTGGGCAGCTACCGCAAGCGCCTAGTAAGCGAAGCTTTACAATCCCATCTTCAACATCTACTAATTCACAATCTCCTCCATCACGAAGTAAAAATGGACGTAGTTTATCTAATACCTCTTGGACTTGATCGAAAATTGTTGTTTCAGTAGTCATATAATCAAACTCCTTTCTTTCCTTATCTTATATTATATTGGAAATACAAGAAAAAATCTAATTGGATGAACCAATCTCATGACCAATTTTTTCATATTTGACTTGAAGGCAGAGTTTTTAATCTAGTACATATCTTGTGTGGATGTCAAACTAATCGCCTTGAGCTTTTCTAATCTTACCATATTTCACTCTATAGAAAAATGGTATTTGTTTGGAGTGAAGGATGGAACTTTTTATTTAATTCGAATACAATGAAGAAAAACAGACTGTGGGTGAAGAGAGTGAAAAACGTAGAAATTAATGTGTATGGTGCAGAGGTTTTATGTCCAAGTTGTGTAAACTTACCTTCAGCTAAAGAAACCTATGAATGGCTTGAGGCGGCACTATCTAGAAAGTATGAAGGTCAAGCTTTTCATATAACCTATATAGATATCCATCAACCCCAAGAGAACCAAGAAAAACAGGAGATGGCTGATAAGATCTTAGCGGATGAATTCTTTTACCCTCTAGTAGTAATTGAAGGTGAAGTGGTGGGAGAAGGAAGTCCTAGATTGAAGAAAATCTATGAGGTGATGGAAAAGCACGGATACATAAGTGTGATAAGTTAAGCAGCTGTCGAATGAGCCTTTGGAACATAAACATAAAGACGATGTGAATAAAATATAAAGAAGCAGATTATTTATCTGCTTCTTTATTATGGATGGAATAAGACTGACTAATAGCCATTACCCGTTATGATATTTGTACATCCATAGGACTCCAGATTTAAGTAGTCGTGGTACACGTCCCATTAATGGACGATCATTCACAAGTCCAAAGCCTTGCTTCTTTCCTAATGAGCCTAAAACACCCTTTAGTTTAAATGGTGGGAATGATTCAGGAAGAGGTTCATTATTCCATTTTTTTTGCAATACCTGCACAATTTGCTCAGCCTGTGCTTCAGCAAGCTGTGCACTAGGAGCATGAGGTAAACTGGCACAATCACCTACAACGAATACATCTTCATGAGTGGAAATATAATGCTGTGTTGTTAAGACAACACGTCCTTGATTATCCTTCTCAACTGGTAGATCTCGAACAACTTTGTTTGGCTGAATACCAGCTGTCCAGACGATGACGTCACATTCAAATGGTTGATCATGGTTGTAAACAATATTAGGTTCTACCTTTGTAATGTTGGCTTCACTAATAATCTCAACACCATGCTCAGTAAACCATTTCTCCACGTAGCTGCTTAACCGCTCTGGGAAGCTTGATAGGATATGCTTACTTCTGTCAAATAGCTTTATGTTTAAGTCTTTACGGCTTTCTCTAAGCTCACTAGCGAGCTCCACCCCACTTAAACCAGCCCCTACAATCCCAACAGTTGCACCAGCACATAAATTATTTAATTTTGTATAGGTGTCTCTAGATTGATCGATTGTCTGAATGCTATTAGTATATTCATAAGCACCAGGAACATTGTGGTATTTATCCTCACAGCCCAAACCGATAATAAGGTCATCATAATAGACTGGATCTTCGTCTTCAAAAATGACTTTCTTTTCTTCAAGATCAACAGAAGAGACAGTTCCATACTTCGCATGAAGTCTAGGATGCTCAGGGAAAGATACACGAATGTGATGGTCGGAAATCGTACCAGCAGCTAATGCATAGTACTCTGTTTTCAGACAGTGATAAGGATTTTTATCAATTAATGTAATTTGAACATCATCTGGCAATTGATTAGGTAGTAAACGAAGTAAAACGCGCATACCTCCGTAACCTCCGCCAAGGATCACTAGGTTTTTCATAGTAGATACCCCTTTTTCCCCACGTTTTTAAAAGATGGCTTTTTCATATAGAGAAAGATTGTCTTATTAAAAAAGCTTAGTTTAGTAGCATGATAAGATTATTATAACGAAAAAATAAGGACATGTGTTTACTATTAAAAAAGATCTTTTTATTAAGATAGGGACCTTTTTAATTGGAAATCCTCTCAGTGTGAATATGAGTAATAATAGATGCTTACCATGCAATTATGATAAAATATAATTCAAAATTCCATACAAAAGTATAACGAATTTCCTATAGAACCTCAACACATTATTGAAAAAAACGTTTTCTTTTATTTTAAATTTTAACATACATTCTTTAGGTGTAACATAATCAAGATGTTTCCTTTTTTAAAGAGGAAAAGAATTTAAATTGACTGAAATCATATAAGGAATTAAGATAGAAAAAGTAGAGAGGTGGGAAAATGAAGCCAATAATTGAATTCTGTATTAGCAACTTAGCTAATGGCTCACAATCAGCATTGGAGAAGCTTGAGAAAGATCCAAATTTAGATATTATTGAATATGGCTGCCTAAGCTATTGTGGGAAATGTAGCCAATCTTTATTTGCACTTGTAAATGGAGAAATTGTTACAGGTGAAGATCCTGATGCTCTTGTTGAAAACATATATACTCATTTGGATGAAAATCCAATGTTTTAATTAGATGAAAGACCATCCATTCCGGATGGTCTTTTTTTAAGGCTATTTTCGTATAGATAGTAGACTTAATTACCTGATGATTAATACCTAAAGCTAGTCACTATCTATTCGTTTTTATAAGTAATCATTCCTGTTTTTGCTTTGTAAAGAATGAATTTACAATCTACTAGATTTTTCTTTACAAATACATGCTATTTTTTGGTAGTACGATAGCGGTCAAAAAAGCGAGTATAGGAGGATTTTTATGAAGAAGTTTGGAAAATTTAGTTACGCATTTATTTTGATCTTGGCACTATTTGTCTCTGGTATCTCCTTTGCATCAACGAATGCAGCTAGCTCTCTATCAGTATCTCAAGCTCTACAAGTACAAAATAATTCCATTCAAACAGTGGAAGGGTACGTGGTAGGAAAACCAAATTCATCAACAACAGTAGAAACAAGCCAATTTTCAGACGACTACGCTTTAGCTATCGCTGATCATGTAAGTGAAAAAAGCACATCTAACATGCTATATGTCCAAATACCTTCTCAATTTAGAGCAGGATTTGGTTTGAAAAGTAACCCAAGTTTAATGGGCAAAAAGGTTAAAGTAACTGGTAATCTAACATCCTATTATTCTCACGCTGGTCTAAAAAATACGACTACCATGACTCTTGTATCTTCCGGAGGCACGTCAGGAGAGTCATCTAGTAATCTTGACTCTTATTATCAAACGGCTACAGGAAAAACAGGCTCTGCTTTAAAATCAGCTCTACATACTATTATTGATGATCACAATGAGATCTCCTACGACAATGTATGGGAAGCATTACGAAATACAGATGAAGATCCTACTAATTCAAACAATGTAATCTTGCTTTATACAGGGCGTTCTCAAAGCAAAACATCTAACGGTACAGGAGTTGATTCTTGGAATCGCGAACATGTCTGGGCAAAATCACATGGTGACTTTGGAACAACGATGGGAGCAGGCACAGACCTTCATCATTTGCGTCCAACAGATGTAACGGTAAACAGTTCAAGAGGAAACAAAGATTTTGATAATGGTGGAACAGCTCAAAAAGAAGCACC encodes the following:
- the thrB gene encoding homoserine kinase; this encodes MKEGDMLKISVPGSTANLGPGFDSVGLALGKYLTLEVKQADNFVFIPMTEDVKGIPTNESNLIAQIALKVASLYNRQLPQCEVKVWSDIPMARGVGSSAAAIIAGIELANQLCDLNLSEDEKLRFASLEEGHPDNVGASLYGGLVIGLHEQNQTELVRLTEVEVDCVLVIPKYEVLTSDARNVLPQMLTYKSAVEASAVSNMLVAGLLSNNWNLVGKMMQKDLLHQPYRSELIPEIQLVQEKVKKFGAYGSALSGAGPTVISFVEKGQGEELASYLSNEFVNCQVEHVAIDLQGCRVEQIQRVK
- a CDS encoding YuzB family protein, producing MKPIIEFCISNLANGSQSALEKLEKDPNLDIIEYGCLSYCGKCSQSLFALVNGEIVTGEDPDALVENIYTHLDENPMF
- a CDS encoding YuzD family protein, which produces MKNVEINVYGAEVLCPSCVNLPSAKETYEWLEAALSRKYEGQAFHITYIDIHQPQENQEKQEMADKILADEFFYPLVVIEGEVVGEGSPRLKKIYEVMEKHGYISVIS
- a CDS encoding NAD(P)/FAD-dependent oxidoreductase; its protein translation is MKNLVILGGGYGGMRVLLRLLPNQLPDDVQITLIDKNPYHCLKTEYYALAAGTISDHHIRVSFPEHPRLHAKYGTVSSVDLEEKKVIFEDEDPVYYDDLIIGLGCEDKYHNVPGAYEYTNSIQTIDQSRDTYTKLNNLCAGATVGIVGAGLSGVELASELRESRKDLNIKLFDRSKHILSSFPERLSSYVEKWFTEHGVEIISEANITKVEPNIVYNHDQPFECDVIVWTAGIQPNKVVRDLPVEKDNQGRVVLTTQHYISTHEDVFVVGDCASLPHAPSAQLAEAQAEQIVQVLQKKWNNEPLPESFPPFKLKGVLGSLGKKQGFGLVNDRPLMGRVPRLLKSGVLWMYKYHNG
- a CDS encoding endonuclease, coding for MKKFGKFSYAFILILALFVSGISFASTNAASSLSVSQALQVQNNSIQTVEGYVVGKPNSSTTVETSQFSDDYALAIADHVSEKSTSNMLYVQIPSQFRAGFGLKSNPSLMGKKVKVTGNLTSYYSHAGLKNTTTMTLVSSGGTSGESSSNLDSYYQTATGKTGSALKSALHTIIDDHNEISYDNVWEALRNTDEDPTNSNNVILLYTGRSQSKTSNGTGVDSWNREHVWAKSHGDFGTTMGAGTDLHHLRPTDVTVNSSRGNKDFDNGGTAQKEAPDTYADSDSWEPRDEVKGDVARMIFYMAVRYEGDSGELDLEVTETVNNGSAPLHGKLSTLLEWHVQDPVDDFERNRNNEIYTNYQYNRNPFIDHPEWVDLIW